The window GACTTCAAATTCAGCAACATCTTCACAAGGAATTTCCAATCTTGCAAACGTAGCACGAGGGGCGCTAGAATCGCCAAAAGGCTCCACTTCCAGTACCGTATCCCCTAATACTTTTTCTTGTCCATCTTTCATTCGCAGCGTTGGTTCAAAAGCACCAAACTCTGCGTGGTCGAGAACCATATGGTTACCGCCATTATCGAGGGTAAATGAATAACCACAGCAGCCTTGGTTAATAAAATTTGAGCTCGTATGTGTGGTGTTCGCATAACGCTGTTGTTCTTCAGCCAAACTAAATGCACTAACTGCCAATAGTCCTATCGCATATACACTTTTTATCTTATTCATTACCCTGTCACTGACTCACATAATTCATATGTTCATCATTTTTATAAAGTGATGAATTCTTATTTTTAACAGCATCCATTCTAGATATTAAATAAAACCAACCAAAGGTATCAATCATGTCTAGAAACACCCACAACGAGCATTACATTCAGAAGATAAACCACACTATTCGTAAATCACTCTTAACATGTAATCGTATTACAGCTATCCGCGTTGACTTGCGATTCCCATCAGAAGATATATTTTATTTTAGCGACTCCAGAGTTATCACACGATTCTTCGAATCCTTAAAAGCAAAAATAGATGCTGACCTAAAACGTAAAAATAAAGCATGGAAACGTAACCATTCATGCCCCTTGTTTTATGTATGGGTCAGAGAGTTTGGTGAGATAAACAACAAAAAACATTACCATGTAATTTTGCTATTAAATAAAGATGTCTATTGGGGTCTTGGCGACTTTATTAAAACCGAAGGGACGCTCTATGTATTCATACAACAAGCATGGTGTAGTGCAATTGGTGTTAACTACCCTGCCGAGCGTTATTTAGTTCATATCCCAAACAATGCAATTACTTGGCTAGATAACAATAATGCCAACAATGAAAGTACGATATTCGAATTAAACCAGCGCTGTAGTTACTTAGCCAAAGAACATACAAAATATTATGGTGATGGCGAGCGTTCTTTTGGATGCAGCCGTTAATCTACCAATAAAAAACATGAGAGGGATATCTTTTGGAAGAGAGATATCCCTAAACATTTATCGATATCCCTTCTGCCTTTTAACTTTAAAGACAGGAGTTCAATAATGAGCACTCAAGCGATTCCCTTATTAGATGACCAATGCGTTGATATGAAATTTATAACCCGTTTAACCAGACTAACAGATAAGTGGTTTTATAAGTTGATCCAAGATGGCGAGTTTCCCAAACCTATCAAGCTGGGACGTAGCTCTCGCTGGTTAAAGAGCGAGGTTGAGAATTGGCTACAGGCACGTATTGCCGAATCCAGAGCTTAACCCATTCCCCATCCTTCCGTATCAATAGCATCAGCTTTTAAATCACTCCTGAAATTTAACAATGAAAAAGCATCATGCCCGCCATGAGGCATAGCTATGCCACTACCAACACTAGCTAGAAAAATTCACCAAATCGCAGTTTACTAAGAAATTAATCATTGATTAAAAATAGCTACTATACTAGTTGAAGATCAAGAATATACATGTTCGTGACATCAATATCATACTCATTGTTATTCCTACGTATCTGTACTGCTTAATACATGATAAGACATCTCTTGCCATTTTTGTTTTTTTGCATTCCTTTTTGAAGTTCCATTAATACCAACTACAAAAAAGATACTATTGTTTTGATAGTATCTTTTTTATTCTTCTGTTAGTGTATAAAAAAACAGTGAGAGAAGTACTAATTGTGATTGAAGGACTAAATTATGCTCAACGAGAACGTCTAACATATATTGATTTTTGTTTGGAATATTTTGGGCAAATTTCTCGAACGGAATTAACTGAAAAATTTCAAACTGGGCTAGCATCTTGTTCTCGTGACCTAGCTATGTACCGTGAGCTCGCACCTGGAAATGCAGTTTTAACCCATGAGAAAAAAAATATATACGCAGTAATCAGTTTAAACCAATTTTTGTACATGACTCAGAAGCAATACTAACGACATTGGCAAAAGCATCTGATGATGGAATTTTATCTAGAAAACAATCACCCTTAGTGTGCTTTGACACAATAAAACTTACCCACCTTAAACCCTCTATAATTTCAGCCATCATGAGAGTAATTCATTCCCGAAAACCAATAAAATGTCAATATGAATCCATTAGATCAGGTTCAAGTACACGCACTCTATTACCTCATACGATCGTGAATAATGGCCATCGTTGGCACGTAAGAGCTTTTGACCGAAAAACAAAGTGCTTTAGAGATTTTATTTGCTCAAGATTTACATCTATAAAACAGCTAGACTCCAGTATATTAGAACATGAGACTCATTCTAAATATCATGAATGGAACAATATTATTGAACTTCATATTATCCCTAATCCATCTATCAAACACTCAAAAGCTATTGAACTTGATTACAACATGGATAAAGGTATGCTAACTCTGGAAGTCCGCTCTGCTATTGCTGGTTACCTGCTTCGTCAATGGAATGTAGATTGTAGCACTAATGTGGAACTAAATGGGGCTGAGTATCAACTCAGGTTAGAAAATACGAATATTCTGCAAGGGTGTTCGAGCGCTTCTGTTGCACCAGGCTTTAAAGACACGTAGTAAAGGAGATCTGTAACCTTGGAAACAATCACAGTCGAAAATGAGCTAAGAGATGTAATTAGTAGGATCATTTGCCAAGTTAATCTTGCTACTAAGCAAGGTAGGCTAGATGTAAATCTTTCTCTTGAAGATGCATTAATACCTGTATTAAAAGAAGTATTTAATCTCCCTAGATTAGTTAACCTTAATTCAAAACAAAAAAATTTCCCAGGAATAGACTTAGGTGATGAATATGACCGTATAGCTTTTCAAGTTACTTCAACATCTGGAATAGATAAAGTTAAGAAAACCTTAAGTGTATTTCTTGAACATGGATTTGAAAATAATTTCGATGAACTATTTATTCTTATCCTCAGTGAAAAACAAAATTCCTATTCTCAAGAAGCAATCGATAAAATAGTTCAAGGTAGATTCGAATTTAGCACAAAAAACCAAATTATAGACCTATCAGATGTTTTATCTAAAACAACCTCTTTGCGCCTTCCAGCCCAAAAAAGGGTTTTACATGAGTTAAAGTTAATACTTGGTGATATAGATGGCTACCTTCAATACACCGACGTTAAAGCTCCTGAGCAAAAAATAATTACTACAAACCTTGCAAAAATAACATTTCCTGATGAGGTATTTATTTCTGAAGTCAACATTAACTTCGAAGAAGTCCTAGAACGAGCTAGACAGGAGCTAAATTTCAACAAGAGGCGTTATAATAAAAAAACATTGATTAAGTTAGCTATGGTTTTAAATGGTTCCTTATCAAATCGATGGGTTTTTCATGAAGGAAAATTATTTTCATTTGTAAATCCCGAGTTTAACCCCTCATTAAAACAGCTAATTGATGTTAATAACATTGAACCGTTGCAAACAAAAGAACTATTGGAATCCGAATTTGAGGAATATAGAAGTATAGTCAAAGAATTACTAAAAAACACTTTTAGAGATGAGCTTGCTGACTTGAATATAAATTTTAATTCATCAGAAAACTGTTTTTACTTTTTACCTGAACATGAAGAAGACGAATTTAGAAAAATCGAATGGATTGGTAAGAAAAAAGCAACAAGAACAGTGTTTGAAAAAAAGATGAACTCGAAAAATCCAGAAAAAATTCTTTATTTTAAACACATCAGCTTCAGTTTATCATTCATCGATATTGGTTATGATTGGTATTGCTTAATAATTCCTAGCTGGCTATATACCTATAATCGTTATAAAAAATCGTTAGGACATGACAAATTTTTGTCCAAACAAAAACAACTAGAGACATCAGGAACAGTAAGAAACATTACACGATTTATAGCTTTTTTTCTAAGTTCAGAACTTAATAAAAAGAGTTCTTCTTTAGCAATATCACAACTAGAAATACTCGAATGTGAATATCCAGATTTTGAAACAGATGAAGAAATGGAGGATAGTTCTGATGAAAGTTAAGGTACTAGCTGAACCAACTCTTGAATTTGGTAAAGGGACTCATATATGTCCAAGATCTGGAATTGAAAGGCTTGGAGTATATGATAAAAAAGATGAGTTTAGGAAATCAGAGCTACGATTGGGTATTGTTGGGCGAGGTGAAGGTGTAGACAAATTAGATATTTGGTTAGAAAAATGTAGAGCAGGAATACTCCCAAAAGAATCTAATCTTGCAAACTTATTTAAAGGCTTTGGTGGCTTCGCAGACTCTCATGGCTTTCATTCAAAGTTACTTTCTTCACCTGCCTATACAAGATCCATACAAAAATCCAGTTTGAATAAAATTGCATCAATTATAAAAAGAGAGGATAGAGTTAATGCTGCTGTTGAACTGTTTTATGATCAGATTAGGTTTTTAACTGAAAATCGAGCTGTCGATGTAATAGTTTGTGTTATTCCTGATGATTTGTTTGAATCAGTAACAAAAAATACAGGAAAAAGTACTGATGATAACGCTCAACTAGAAGTTTATATGGAACATAATTTTAGAAGGATGATAAAAGCAAAAACAATGCATTTAGGTGTACCTTTACAGCTTGTTATTGAAAATACAATTGACGATTCCAAGGCATCTCGAGGTCAGCAGGATGATGCAACTAAAGCTTGGAACTTCAGCACTGCTTTGTATTATAAAGGAAACCGTACTGTTCCTTGGAGACTAGTTGAGAA of the Providencia stuartii genome contains:
- a CDS encoding helix-turn-helix transcriptional regulator; its protein translation is MSTQAIPLLDDQCVDMKFITRLTRLTDKWFYKLIQDGEFPKPIKLGRSSRWLKSEVENWLQARIAESRA
- a CDS encoding inovirus Gp2 family protein, whose translation is MSRNTHNEHYIQKINHTIRKSLLTCNRITAIRVDLRFPSEDIFYFSDSRVITRFFESLKAKIDADLKRKNKAWKRNHSCPLFYVWVREFGEINNKKHYHVILLLNKDVYWGLGDFIKTEGTLYVFIQQAWCSAIGVNYPAERYLVHIPNNAITWLDNNNANNESTIFELNQRCSYLAKEHTKYYGDGERSFGCSR
- a CDS encoding IrmA family protein, yielding MNKIKSVYAIGLLAVSAFSLAEEQQRYANTTHTSSNFINQGCCGYSFTLDNGGNHMVLDHAEFGAFEPTLRMKDGQEKVLGDTVLEVEPFGDSSAPRATFARLEIPCEDVAEFEVVRVVKDQNGRKVESLISIFQANNPRLAKVSVAKSK
- a CDS encoding SMEK domain-containing protein, giving the protein METITVENELRDVISRIICQVNLATKQGRLDVNLSLEDALIPVLKEVFNLPRLVNLNSKQKNFPGIDLGDEYDRIAFQVTSTSGIDKVKKTLSVFLEHGFENNFDELFILILSEKQNSYSQEAIDKIVQGRFEFSTKNQIIDLSDVLSKTTSLRLPAQKRVLHELKLILGDIDGYLQYTDVKAPEQKIITTNLAKITFPDEVFISEVNINFEEVLERARQELNFNKRRYNKKTLIKLAMVLNGSLSNRWVFHEGKLFSFVNPEFNPSLKQLIDVNNIEPLQTKELLESEFEEYRSIVKELLKNTFRDELADLNINFNSSENCFYFLPEHEEDEFRKIEWIGKKKATRTVFEKKMNSKNPEKILYFKHISFSLSFIDIGYDWYCLIIPSWLYTYNRYKKSLGHDKFLSKQKQLETSGTVRNITRFIAFFLSSELNKKSSSLAISQLEILECEYPDFETDEEMEDSSDES
- a CDS encoding argonaute/piwi family protein, whose amino-acid sequence is MKVKVLAEPTLEFGKGTHICPRSGIERLGVYDKKDEFRKSELRLGIVGRGEGVDKLDIWLEKCRAGILPKESNLANLFKGFGGFADSHGFHSKLLSSPAYTRSIQKSSLNKIASIIKREDRVNAAVELFYDQIRFLTENRAVDVIVCVIPDDLFESVTKNTGKSTDDNAQLEVYMEHNFRRMIKAKTMHLGVPLQLVIENTIDDSKASRGQQDDATKAWNFSTALYYKGNRTVPWRLVENTYKPRSCYVGIGFYKSRDGETISTSLAQVFDEFGHGVILRGSPVALDKTDRRPYMSKEQAFELLSSALSEYDKALMQMPARVVIHKSSQFRVCEIEGFNEALDAKLIRSRDYVSITESDIRLFSETNYPPKRGTLLSISESEGLLYTRGFVDFYKTYPGMYIPSPLRVIAHENDSSLEELCEEILGLTKMNWNNTQLDGRLPITIECAKKVGEIMKYVDKNEKPQVSYSFYM